The proteins below are encoded in one region of Pseudomonas ekonensis:
- a CDS encoding alpha/beta hydrolase produces the protein MSLNPDIAAFLQLVGNGRASGKRAGMHELSPEQAREQFDQSSLLMDAGGEDLAVVDELRLPVRDGALLDARIYSDKPLQPGAKRPALLYFHGGGYVVGSLDSHDSLCRALASMADCVVLSVAYRLAPAFRFPTAADDARDAWDWLMGSAQDLGIDTARLAIAGDSVGGSLATVLAAQLTQAPVRPLLQVLIYPVTDASRSTPTIERYAEGYLLEKASLEWFYSHYQRSAEDRLDPRFSPLLGEPSAQVAPVLLVLAECDPLHDEGVAYARHLQAAGVAVELKVYEGMTHDFMRMGAIVDEAEEAQQHIAERLRAVFGL, from the coding sequence ATGTCGTTGAATCCTGATATCGCCGCGTTCCTGCAACTGGTCGGCAACGGCCGGGCCAGCGGCAAGCGCGCGGGCATGCATGAGCTGAGCCCGGAGCAGGCCCGTGAGCAGTTCGATCAATCGTCGCTGCTGATGGACGCCGGCGGCGAAGACCTCGCCGTCGTCGACGAACTGCGCTTGCCGGTGCGTGACGGCGCGCTGCTGGACGCGCGGATCTATAGCGATAAACCGCTGCAGCCTGGGGCGAAACGCCCGGCGCTGCTGTATTTCCATGGCGGCGGCTACGTGGTCGGCAGTCTCGATTCCCACGATTCGCTGTGCCGGGCGTTGGCGTCGATGGCCGACTGCGTGGTGCTGTCGGTGGCTTACCGGCTGGCGCCGGCGTTCCGTTTCCCGACCGCCGCCGACGATGCGCGGGACGCCTGGGACTGGCTGATGGGCAGCGCCCAGGACCTGGGCATCGACACCGCCCGCCTGGCGATCGCCGGCGACAGCGTCGGCGGCAGCCTGGCGACGGTGCTCGCCGCGCAACTGACCCAGGCGCCGGTGCGGCCCCTGCTGCAGGTGCTGATCTACCCGGTCACCGACGCCAGCCGCAGCACGCCGACCATCGAGCGCTATGCCGAGGGCTATCTGCTGGAGAAGGCGTCCCTGGAGTGGTTCTACAGCCATTACCAGCGCAGCGCCGAAGACCGCCTCGACCCGCGCTTCTCGCCGCTGCTGGGCGAGCCGTCGGCGCAGGTGGCGCCGGTGCTGCTGGTGTTGGCCGAATGCGATCCGCTGCACGACGAGGGCGTGGCGTATGCCCGTCATCTGCAGGCGGCGGGGGTGGCGGTGGAACTGAAGGTCTACGAGGGCATGACCCACGACTTCATGCGCATGGGCGCGATCGTCGATGAGGCCGAAGAGGCGCAGCAGCACATCGCCGAGCGGTTGAGGGCGGTGTTCGGCCTGTAG
- a CDS encoding TonB-dependent siderophore receptor, whose amino-acid sequence MPAPHGLHPLAKALLIRRSFRPTLPALCALAMTLPMTGMAQAAAVAIDIPAQSLGSALQEFGRQTNLQVLYSPDEVSGLRSTAVSGNLEPTAAMAQLLQGTDIAYSVQGNSVALRVRSSGASLDLAPTSITAAQESAWGPVDGIVAKRSATGTKTDTPLNEIPQTINVVTQDEIKMRGSQSVTEALRYTAGMTGGGFSDRVKIFDEPTSRGFSPTPLYLDGLHLPYGGGSTGGSLQIDPYTLERIEVLKGPASVLYGQNQPGGIVNMVGKRPTATPLHEVIIGGGSYDRKYGAFDLGGPIDDQGEFLYRLTGVINDSNSQIDYADQNRMLLAPSLTWLPNDSTSLTVYGQYQKDRDTPEAQGLPADGTVHRSANGRISRSLFLGEPGLNKYDREQFVVGYELAHELNDVWTLKQNARYADLNDRYVAPLHGYSFLPNPNTGIDDGSYQTRYGVDWAQHNTVYGIDNIAQAKFKTGEVDHTLLLGVDYYHFNSKFLGRYDRTGPAIDLYNPVYGSQFNFRQPYKWDNTVKQTGLYTQDQMRWNQWFLTLGGRYDWAETINKEPLGGNHSNIKDEKFTGRAGFGYEFENGMTPYVSYAESFLPQTGADLNGRGFEPTEGKQYEVGIKYEPKSIDGFIQLSAYQIDQNNMLTNDLLNPGFSIQSGSVRSRGVELEGKVNVTQNVRVLASVSRNQIKWRSVNDGREGRTLAMSPPLTASAWINYDFDLSTSLAGLGMGLGTRYVRSSYGSDYEEDSFQIPSYTVYDAMVSYDLEKSPLHIKGVKVKMNLENLTDEKYVASCNSTLDCYYGEGRTMTADVTYNW is encoded by the coding sequence ATGCCCGCACCGCACGGACTCCACCCGCTCGCCAAGGCTCTGCTGATCCGCCGCTCCTTCCGCCCAACGCTTCCGGCCCTTTGCGCGCTGGCCATGACCCTGCCGATGACCGGCATGGCCCAGGCCGCCGCCGTGGCGATCGACATTCCTGCCCAGTCGCTGGGGAGCGCCTTGCAGGAATTCGGCCGCCAGACCAACCTGCAAGTGCTCTATAGCCCGGATGAAGTCAGCGGCCTGCGCAGCACCGCCGTCAGCGGCAACCTGGAACCGACCGCCGCCATGGCGCAGCTGCTGCAAGGCACGGACATCGCCTACAGCGTCCAGGGCAACAGCGTCGCGTTGCGCGTGCGCAGCAGCGGCGCCAGCCTGGACCTGGCGCCGACCAGCATCACCGCCGCACAGGAATCGGCCTGGGGCCCGGTCGACGGGATCGTGGCCAAGCGCAGCGCCACCGGCACCAAGACCGACACCCCGCTCAACGAGATCCCGCAGACCATCAACGTCGTCACCCAGGACGAAATCAAGATGCGCGGCTCGCAGTCGGTCACCGAGGCCCTGCGCTACACCGCCGGCATGACCGGCGGCGGCTTCTCCGACCGGGTGAAGATCTTCGACGAACCGACCTCCCGCGGCTTCTCGCCGACCCCGCTGTACCTCGACGGCCTGCACCTGCCCTACGGCGGCGGCAGCACCGGTGGCTCGCTGCAGATCGACCCGTACACCCTGGAGCGCATCGAAGTGCTCAAGGGCCCGGCGTCGGTGCTGTACGGCCAGAACCAGCCCGGCGGCATCGTCAACATGGTCGGCAAGCGCCCGACCGCCACGCCGCTGCACGAAGTGATCATCGGCGGCGGCAGCTACGACCGCAAATACGGCGCCTTCGACCTCGGCGGCCCGATCGACGACCAGGGCGAGTTCCTCTACCGCCTCACCGGCGTGATCAACGACAGCAACTCGCAGATCGACTACGCCGACCAGAACCGCATGCTGCTCGCGCCGAGCCTGACCTGGCTGCCGAACGACAGCACCAGCCTCACCGTCTACGGCCAGTACCAGAAAGACCGCGACACCCCCGAGGCGCAAGGCCTGCCGGCCGACGGCACCGTGCACCGCAGCGCGAACGGCCGCATCAGCCGCAGCCTGTTCCTCGGCGAGCCGGGCCTGAACAAGTACGACCGCGAGCAGTTCGTGGTCGGCTACGAGCTGGCCCACGAACTCAACGACGTCTGGACCCTCAAGCAGAACGCCCGCTACGCCGACCTCAACGACCGTTACGTCGCGCCGCTGCACGGCTACTCGTTCCTGCCCAACCCCAACACCGGCATCGACGACGGCAGTTACCAGACCCGCTACGGCGTGGACTGGGCCCAGCACAACACGGTCTACGGCATCGATAACATCGCCCAGGCCAAGTTCAAGACCGGCGAAGTGGACCACACCCTGCTGCTGGGCGTGGACTACTACCACTTCAACTCCAAGTTCCTCGGCCGCTACGACCGCACCGGCCCCGCCATCGACCTGTACAACCCGGTCTACGGCAGCCAGTTCAACTTCCGCCAGCCGTACAAGTGGGACAACACCGTCAAGCAGACCGGCCTGTACACCCAGGACCAGATGCGCTGGAACCAGTGGTTCCTGACCCTGGGCGGCCGCTACGACTGGGCCGAGACCATCAACAAGGAACCGCTGGGCGGCAACCACTCCAACATCAAGGACGAGAAGTTCACCGGCCGCGCCGGCTTCGGCTACGAGTTCGAGAACGGCATGACGCCGTACGTGAGCTACGCCGAATCGTTCCTGCCGCAGACCGGCGCCGACCTCAACGGCCGCGGGTTCGAACCGACCGAAGGCAAGCAGTACGAAGTGGGCATCAAGTACGAGCCGAAGTCCATCGACGGCTTCATCCAGCTGTCGGCGTACCAGATCGACCAGAACAACATGCTCACCAACGACCTGCTCAACCCTGGCTTCAGCATCCAGAGCGGTTCGGTGCGTTCGCGCGGCGTTGAGCTGGAAGGCAAGGTCAACGTGACCCAGAACGTGCGCGTGCTGGCTTCCGTGTCGCGCAACCAGATCAAGTGGCGCAGCGTGAACGACGGCCGTGAAGGCCGCACCCTGGCCATGAGCCCGCCGCTGACCGCGTCGGCCTGGATCAACTACGACTTCGACCTCTCCACCTCGCTGGCCGGCCTGGGCATGGGCCTGGGCACCCGCTACGTGCGCAGCAGCTACGGCTCGGACTACGAAGAGGATTCCTTCCAGATCCCGTCGTACACCGTGTATGACGCCATGGTCTCCTACGACCTGGAAAAATCGCCGCTGCACATCAAAGGCGTGAAGGTGAAGATGAACCTGGAAAACCTCACCGACGAGAAATACGTCGCCAGCTGCAACAGCACCCTGGACTGCTACTACGGCGAAGGCCGCACCATGACCGCCGACGTGACCTACAACTGGTAA
- a CDS encoding cyclic peptide export ABC transporter, producing the protein MSKPTRGVINELFALLKPFRLIVAGSILLGMVGGLSVTALLATINGALHDEGGLTSTVVAAFAGLCLLALASSIFSDIGTNFVGQHIIARLRKELGEKVLSAPIEQIERYRSHRLIPVLTHDVDTISDFAFAFAPLAISLTVTLGCMGYLAMLSWPMFLLMAAAILIGTVIQYIARGRGMQGFMKARDHEDELQKHYNAVAEGAKELRIHRPRRHRMFVSGIEATADRICDTQVRSVNIFVVAKTLGSMLFFVVIGLALALQSLWPSADKAVMSGFVLVLLYMKGPLEHIIGTLPIVSRAQIAFRRIAELSEQFSSPEPHLLLSDQGNRKTPVHSLELSDVSYSFPTVEGAAPFRLGPVNLKIEQGDIIFIVGENGCGKTTLIKLLLGLYAPQQGEIRLNGQAVTALTRDDYRQLFTTIFADYYLFDDVVQGDTHIPDDANKYLQRLEIAHKVSVRDGSFTTTDLSTGQRKRLALINAWLEERPVLVFDEWAADQDPTFRRIFYTELLPDLKRLGKTIIVISHDDRYFDIADQLVRMNAGKVVTEPQPA; encoded by the coding sequence ATGAGCAAACCAACACGCGGGGTGATCAATGAATTGTTCGCCCTGCTCAAACCCTTTCGGCTGATCGTCGCCGGCTCGATCCTGCTCGGCATGGTCGGCGGCCTGAGCGTCACCGCCCTGCTGGCGACGATCAACGGCGCCCTGCACGACGAAGGCGGCCTGACCAGCACCGTGGTCGCCGCCTTCGCCGGCCTGTGCCTGCTGGCGCTGGCCAGTTCGATCTTCTCCGACATCGGCACCAACTTCGTCGGCCAGCACATCATCGCCAGGCTGCGCAAAGAACTGGGCGAAAAGGTGCTGTCGGCGCCCATCGAGCAGATCGAACGCTACCGCAGCCACCGCCTGATCCCGGTGCTGACCCACGACGTCGACACCATCAGCGACTTCGCCTTCGCCTTCGCGCCGCTGGCCATTTCCCTGACCGTCACCCTCGGCTGCATGGGTTACCTGGCGATGCTGTCGTGGCCGATGTTCCTGTTGATGGCGGCGGCGATCCTGATCGGCACCGTCATCCAGTACATCGCCCGCGGGCGCGGCATGCAGGGTTTCATGAAGGCCCGCGACCACGAGGACGAACTGCAGAAGCACTACAACGCCGTCGCCGAAGGCGCCAAGGAACTGCGCATCCACCGCCCGCGCCGGCACCGCATGTTCGTTTCCGGCATCGAGGCCACCGCCGACCGCATCTGCGACACCCAGGTGCGCTCGGTGAACATCTTCGTGGTCGCCAAGACCCTGGGCTCGATGCTGTTCTTCGTGGTGATCGGCCTGGCGCTGGCCCTGCAATCGCTGTGGCCGAGCGCCGACAAAGCCGTGATGAGCGGCTTCGTGCTGGTGCTGCTGTACATGAAAGGCCCGCTGGAGCACATCATCGGCACCTTGCCGATCGTCAGCCGTGCGCAGATCGCGTTCCGCCGCATCGCCGAACTGTCCGAGCAGTTCTCGTCGCCGGAGCCGCACCTGCTGCTCAGCGACCAAGGCAACCGCAAGACGCCGGTGCACAGCCTGGAACTGTCCGACGTGTCGTACAGCTTCCCCACCGTCGAGGGCGCCGCGCCGTTCCGCCTGGGCCCCGTGAACCTGAAGATCGAACAAGGCGACATCATCTTCATCGTCGGCGAAAACGGCTGCGGCAAGACCACACTGATCAAGCTACTGCTGGGCCTGTACGCGCCGCAGCAGGGCGAGATCCGCCTCAACGGCCAGGCGGTCACCGCCCTCACCCGCGACGACTACCGCCAACTGTTCACCACCATCTTCGCCGACTACTACCTGTTCGACGACGTAGTGCAGGGCGACACGCACATTCCCGACGACGCCAACAAATACCTGCAGCGCCTGGAGATCGCCCACAAGGTCAGCGTGCGCGACGGCTCGTTCACCACCACCGACCTGTCCACCGGCCAGCGCAAGCGCCTGGCGCTAATCAACGCCTGGCTCGAAGAGCGTCCGGTGCTGGTGTTCGACGAGTGGGCCGCCGACCAGGACCCGACCTTCCGCCGGATCTTCTACACGGAGCTGCTGCCGGACCTGAAGCGCCTGGGCAAGACCATCATCGTCATCTCCCACGACGACCGTTACTTCGACATCGCCGACCAACTGGTGCGCATGAACGCCGGCAAAGTGGTCACCGAGCCGCAACCCGCCTGA
- the pvdO gene encoding dihydropyoverdine dehydrogenase, with protein MNREPRRFSLMALPALALTALAAALLPGAAQAATPPAPGKVFKDCKDCPEMVVLPTGTFTMGTPDDEVGREPDEGPMHEVTFAKPLAISRFQVLKGEWFAYLNETGYRMPDGDDRPGRACKAGIPDYAGSDPRKQYTDRHPAVCMDFAEANAYVAWLSKKTGKQYRLVSESLREYAARGGTPGPFPFPFDEGKEYSIAKHANTYGAADGYNFTAPAGSFPANAFGVYDMHGNVYEWTADCYNENYVGAPNDGSAWQTGKCEFKRIRGNDWGEAPVFSRSGNRNALVPTERGDWIGFRVARDL; from the coding sequence ATGAACCGAGAACCGCGACGTTTTTCCCTGATGGCCCTGCCGGCCCTGGCGCTGACCGCCCTGGCCGCCGCCCTCTTGCCGGGCGCCGCCCAGGCCGCCACCCCGCCGGCGCCGGGCAAGGTGTTCAAGGACTGCAAGGACTGCCCGGAAATGGTCGTGCTGCCCACCGGCACCTTCACCATGGGCACCCCGGACGATGAGGTCGGCCGCGAACCGGACGAAGGCCCGATGCACGAGGTGACGTTCGCCAAGCCGCTGGCCATCAGCCGCTTCCAGGTGCTCAAGGGCGAATGGTTCGCCTACCTCAACGAGACCGGCTACCGCATGCCCGACGGCGACGATCGCCCGGGCCGTGCGTGCAAGGCCGGGATTCCCGACTACGCGGGCAGTGACCCGCGCAAGCAGTACACCGACCGCCATCCGGCGGTGTGCATGGACTTCGCCGAGGCCAACGCCTACGTGGCGTGGCTGTCGAAAAAGACCGGCAAGCAGTACCGCCTGGTCAGCGAGTCCCTGCGCGAATACGCCGCCCGCGGCGGCACCCCAGGGCCGTTCCCGTTCCCGTTCGATGAAGGCAAGGAATACAGCATCGCCAAGCACGCCAACACCTACGGCGCGGCGGACGGCTACAACTTCACCGCCCCGGCCGGCAGCTTCCCGGCCAACGCCTTCGGCGTGTACGACATGCACGGCAACGTCTACGAGTGGACCGCCGACTGCTACAACGAGAACTACGTCGGCGCACCGAACGACGGCAGCGCCTGGCAGACCGGCAAGTGCGAATTCAAGCGCATCCGCGGCAACGACTGGGGCGAAGCGCCGGTGTTCTCCCGCTCCGGCAACCGCAACGCGCTGGTGCCGACCGAGCGCGGCGACTGGATCGGCTTCCGCGTCGCCCGGGATCTGTGA